Proteins co-encoded in one Candidatus Eisenbacteria bacterium genomic window:
- a CDS encoding OmpA family protein, whose product MRRCASLLLIAVIAFALGVSSGPARAQFGGLKDKLKKKASDKVEKKVDDTLDGKDTKSSDDQAKDPQDSGKSAKKGSSGESADGAAAAPAEMALYTKYDFVPGDKVIFYDDLSREEMGEFPSRWKLQNGVFEVAKGGDRPWILCTDRGTIFPKVAEGPLPPKYTFEMDFYSKGPGLRGHWFCIAWFGKGLDPIGYFRLGNNGQTNVRILDKDLASKTLEPELAAGPHAMRIMATSTTLKCYVDNVRVANIPATDGFLPTHFGLYQSPYTEEGNNPMLFGNVRYAEGGKTLKEQLDEAGRIVTHGILFASGSAVIKGESYKTLADIGKLLTESAELRLSIEGHTDSDGADAANLGLSQKRAESVKTYLVENSGVDAGRLETKGWGEGKPIDKNVTPEGKANNRRVELVKL is encoded by the coding sequence ATGCGTAGGTGTGCCAGCCTGCTGCTCATCGCGGTGATCGCATTCGCACTCGGGGTGTCTTCCGGGCCCGCCCGGGCCCAATTCGGCGGCCTCAAGGACAAGCTCAAGAAGAAGGCCAGCGACAAGGTGGAGAAGAAGGTGGACGACACCCTGGACGGCAAGGACACGAAGTCCTCCGACGACCAGGCGAAGGACCCGCAGGACTCCGGGAAGTCCGCGAAGAAGGGGTCATCGGGCGAATCCGCGGACGGCGCCGCGGCCGCACCGGCCGAAATGGCGCTGTACACCAAGTACGACTTCGTTCCAGGTGACAAGGTGATCTTCTACGACGACCTGTCCCGCGAGGAAATGGGCGAGTTTCCTTCGCGCTGGAAGCTGCAGAACGGGGTGTTCGAGGTCGCGAAGGGAGGGGACCGGCCGTGGATCCTGTGCACGGACCGGGGGACGATCTTCCCCAAGGTGGCCGAGGGCCCGCTTCCGCCGAAGTACACCTTCGAAATGGACTTCTACAGCAAGGGTCCGGGTCTCCGCGGGCACTGGTTCTGCATCGCCTGGTTCGGGAAGGGCCTCGATCCCATCGGATACTTCCGGCTCGGGAACAACGGCCAGACGAACGTCAGGATCCTGGACAAGGACCTCGCTTCGAAGACCCTTGAACCGGAGCTTGCCGCGGGTCCGCACGCCATGCGCATCATGGCCACCAGCACGACCCTGAAGTGCTATGTGGACAACGTGCGCGTGGCCAACATCCCGGCGACCGACGGGTTCCTGCCCACCCATTTCGGGCTGTACCAGAGTCCCTACACGGAAGAGGGCAACAACCCGATGCTGTTCGGAAACGTCCGCTACGCCGAGGGCGGCAAGACGCTCAAGGAGCAGCTCGACGAGGCCGGGCGCATCGTGACCCACGGGATTCTCTTCGCCTCGGGCTCGGCCGTCATCAAGGGCGAGTCCTACAAGACCCTGGCCGACATCGGCAAGCTGCTCACGGAAAGCGCGGAACTCCGGCTGTCCATCGAGGGCCACACCGACAGCGACGGCGCGGACGCGGCCAACCTGGGCCTCTCGCAGAAGCGGGCGGAATCGGTGAAGACCTACCTGGTGGAGAACTCGGGCGTTGACGCCGGCCGGCTCGAGACCAAGGGCTGGGGCGAGGGCAAGCCCATCGACAAGAACGTCACGCCCGAAGGCAAAGCCAACAACCGGCGGGTGGAACTGGTCAAGTTGTAG
- a CDS encoding deoxynucleoside kinase, protein MHEAGTILEVREDETIRRHQIANRLTDVERRLLTYLARHQTLIACVGNIGAGKSSLVKLLAYSTGMNALFELPDEGFEDYVAQNPSLFPLLATAKDSAKRTLGRYYGAINEFIACQAREPAGSPAWLAAKRNLEHAALDIQHAYLDLRKMQLQAVPHLSSSTCIDGSPLADRYAFCEVLHRDMDVPYLTSESLQVIDARLESEFRALVRPGLLVLLKCPVESLLRNIRDRWRDEERANGGELPEGLTRLVRALNHRYDEFVAKLRESGWYTGPVLVIDVSRIDFVSNVRHLIAVYEGIESLLVPKEFRA, encoded by the coding sequence GTGCACGAGGCCGGGACCATCCTGGAAGTCCGCGAAGACGAGACCATCCGGCGTCACCAGATCGCCAACCGGCTCACCGATGTCGAACGGCGCCTGCTCACCTACCTGGCACGCCACCAGACCCTCATCGCGTGCGTGGGCAACATCGGTGCGGGCAAGAGCTCGCTGGTGAAGCTGCTGGCCTATAGCACCGGCATGAACGCGCTCTTCGAGCTGCCCGACGAGGGGTTCGAGGACTATGTCGCGCAAAACCCGTCGCTGTTCCCGCTCCTGGCCACGGCCAAGGACTCCGCCAAACGCACCCTGGGTCGCTACTACGGCGCCATCAACGAGTTCATCGCCTGCCAGGCGCGCGAGCCGGCCGGGAGCCCCGCATGGCTGGCCGCGAAGCGCAATCTCGAGCACGCCGCGCTGGACATCCAGCACGCCTACCTGGACCTCCGCAAGATGCAGCTGCAGGCGGTGCCCCACCTGTCGTCCTCGACCTGCATCGACGGGTCGCCGCTCGCCGACCGCTACGCCTTCTGCGAAGTGCTGCACCGCGACATGGACGTGCCCTACCTGACGTCGGAGTCGCTCCAGGTGATTGACGCGCGGCTGGAGAGCGAGTTCCGCGCGCTGGTGCGCCCCGGACTGCTGGTGCTGCTCAAGTGCCCGGTGGAGTCCCTGCTGCGCAACATCCGCGACCGCTGGCGGGACGAGGAGCGGGCGAACGGCGGCGAACTCCCGGAGGGGCTGACCCGCCTGGTGCGGGCGCTGAACCACCGCTACGACGAGTTCGTGGCCAAGCTGCGCGAGAGCGGCTGGTACACCGGCCCGGTGCTGGTCATCGACGTGTCCAGGATCGACTTCGTGTCCAACGTGCGTCACCTGATCGCGGTGTACGAGGGTATCGAGTCCCTGCTCGTGCCGAAGGAGTTCCGGGCCTGA
- a CDS encoding enoyl-CoA hydratase/isomerase family protein: MSGPAAGAQVVLRVEDHVARVELNRQPVNALDRGFIAELRAMAQELAGRSDVWLVAMTSRQRVFSAGADLKERAAMPEAEVPAAVGAIQAMVRAWGDLPQPLLAGVQGAALGGGLELALAADLIAAADGAVLGFPEVSLGILPGAGGIPRLALRASMGVARRWALEARQHTAGEALADGVVDYVLPSGGFRDGFEQLVRSLAGNAPRALREAKGLLARISAPLLDAGAAAEREAYRPLVGTEDRREALRAFAERRAPRWQGK, from the coding sequence ATGAGCGGTCCCGCGGCCGGCGCGCAGGTGGTCCTCAGGGTGGAGGATCACGTGGCGCGCGTGGAGCTCAACCGCCAGCCGGTGAACGCGCTCGACCGCGGGTTCATCGCCGAACTGCGCGCGATGGCGCAGGAACTGGCGGGCCGTTCCGACGTGTGGCTGGTCGCCATGACCTCGCGGCAGCGCGTGTTCAGCGCCGGAGCCGATCTGAAGGAGCGCGCGGCGATGCCCGAGGCGGAGGTGCCGGCCGCGGTCGGGGCCATTCAGGCCATGGTGCGCGCGTGGGGCGACCTGCCGCAGCCGCTGCTCGCGGGCGTGCAGGGGGCCGCGCTGGGCGGCGGATTGGAACTGGCGCTGGCGGCGGACCTGATCGCCGCGGCCGACGGCGCCGTGCTGGGATTCCCGGAAGTGAGCCTGGGCATTCTCCCCGGGGCGGGCGGCATCCCGAGGCTGGCGCTGCGCGCCTCCATGGGCGTGGCCCGCAGGTGGGCGCTCGAAGCGCGACAGCACACCGCCGGCGAGGCCCTTGCGGACGGGGTGGTGGATTACGTGCTGCCGTCCGGGGGGTTCCGCGACGGCTTCGAGCAGCTGGTGCGCTCGCTGGCCGGCAACGCGCCTCGCGCCCTGCGCGAAGCCAAGGGCCTGCTCGCCCGGATCTCCGCGCCGCTGCTGGACGCGGGCGCCGCCGCCGAGCGCGAAGCCTACCGGCCGCTCGTCGGCACGGAGGACCGCCGGGAGGCGCTGCGGGCGTTCGCCGAGAGGCGCGCGCCGCGCTGGCAGGGGAAGTAG
- the paaZ gene encoding phenylacetic acid degradation bifunctional protein PaaZ, giving the protein MEVRSYSAGKWAVGSGPQALLLSAVTGEPVAEVRSGGFDAAAMVRHARGAGAAALRALTFHQRALLIKDLATYLGARKEEYYRVSSHTGATKQDKWMDVDGGFGTLFTFSSKARRELPNDTVLTDGPAEALSKRGTFVGRHVYVPRRGVAVQVNAFNFPVWGMLEKLAPAFIAGVPTIVKPATVTSYVAQRVAEDIVASGLLPPGTFQFIGGGAAALVAHLEFGDSISFTGSASTAALLRDDPAVRARGVHLTTETDSLNSCILGPDVRPGDEEFGLFVEEIAREMTIKSGQRCTAIRRCLVPAALVTEAVGALRERLGRIVTGDPGIGGVHMGPLVSVGQRDEVVGRVAELEHSCERVAVASETRDGGRAGGAYFTPALMLARRPRENRAVHEVEAFGPVTSVLGYSDTDDLVDLVTRGGGSLVSTVVTNDDRVAREIVLGIAPSHGRLHLLNRRCAAESTGHGSPLPHLVHGGPGRAGGGEELGGIRGIQQYMQRTALQGSPTTLGGVYHEYMRGGETHDDVVHPFAKHLEDLRVGDSLLTHRRTVTEADLVNFAGVSGDFFYAHMDDGAAKDSLFGKRVAHGYFVLSAAAGLFVRPGPGPVLANYGLEGLRFTKPVAPGDTIQARLTCKAVRPKEREDHGVVEWDVVVRNQADEEVAVYTLLTLVRKRPAAVVPE; this is encoded by the coding sequence ATCGAGGTTCGAAGCTACTCGGCGGGGAAGTGGGCGGTGGGGAGCGGCCCGCAGGCGCTGCTGCTCAGCGCGGTCACCGGCGAGCCGGTGGCGGAGGTCCGCTCCGGCGGCTTCGACGCCGCCGCGATGGTTCGCCACGCCCGGGGGGCGGGGGCGGCCGCGCTGCGGGCGCTCACGTTCCACCAGCGGGCGCTGCTCATCAAGGACCTGGCCACCTACCTGGGCGCGCGCAAGGAGGAGTACTACCGCGTTTCCAGCCACACCGGCGCCACGAAGCAGGACAAGTGGATGGACGTGGACGGCGGCTTCGGAACGCTGTTCACCTTCTCCAGCAAGGCGCGGCGGGAGCTGCCCAACGACACCGTGCTCACGGACGGGCCCGCGGAGGCGCTGTCGAAGCGCGGGACGTTCGTGGGGCGGCACGTGTACGTGCCGCGGCGCGGCGTGGCGGTGCAGGTGAATGCCTTCAACTTTCCGGTGTGGGGCATGCTGGAGAAGCTCGCGCCCGCGTTCATCGCGGGCGTGCCGACCATCGTGAAGCCCGCCACGGTGACCTCGTACGTGGCGCAGCGCGTGGCGGAGGACATCGTGGCCTCGGGCCTGCTGCCGCCCGGGACGTTCCAGTTCATCGGCGGCGGCGCCGCGGCCCTCGTCGCGCACCTGGAATTCGGGGACTCGATCAGCTTCACCGGCTCGGCCTCCACCGCCGCGCTGCTGCGGGACGATCCCGCGGTGCGGGCACGCGGCGTGCACCTCACCACCGAGACCGATTCGCTCAACAGCTGCATCCTGGGGCCGGATGTGCGGCCCGGCGACGAGGAGTTCGGTCTCTTCGTGGAGGAGATCGCGCGCGAGATGACCATCAAGTCCGGGCAGCGCTGCACCGCGATCCGGAGGTGCCTGGTCCCCGCGGCGCTGGTGACCGAGGCGGTCGGCGCACTCCGGGAGCGGCTGGGACGGATCGTCACCGGCGACCCCGGGATCGGGGGCGTGCACATGGGCCCGCTGGTGAGCGTGGGACAGCGCGACGAGGTGGTGGGGCGCGTGGCCGAACTGGAGCACAGCTGCGAGCGCGTGGCGGTCGCCTCCGAGACGCGCGACGGCGGCCGGGCCGGAGGGGCATACTTCACCCCGGCGCTGATGCTCGCGCGGCGGCCGCGCGAGAACCGGGCGGTGCACGAGGTCGAGGCCTTCGGGCCGGTCACCTCGGTGCTCGGCTACTCCGACACCGACGACCTGGTGGACCTGGTGACGCGCGGCGGGGGCAGCCTGGTGTCCACGGTGGTCACCAACGACGACCGGGTGGCCCGCGAGATCGTGCTGGGCATCGCGCCCAGCCACGGTCGCCTGCACCTGCTGAACCGGCGCTGCGCCGCGGAGTCCACGGGGCACGGCTCGCCGCTGCCGCACCTCGTGCACGGCGGCCCGGGCCGTGCCGGCGGCGGCGAGGAACTGGGCGGCATCCGCGGCATCCAGCAGTACATGCAGCGGACCGCGTTGCAGGGCTCGCCCACGACGCTGGGCGGCGTGTACCACGAGTACATGCGCGGCGGGGAGACGCACGACGACGTGGTGCATCCGTTCGCGAAGCACCTCGAGGATCTCCGTGTCGGCGACTCGCTCCTCACGCACCGGCGCACCGTCACCGAGGCGGACCTCGTGAACTTCGCGGGCGTGAGCGGTGATTTCTTCTACGCACACATGGACGACGGCGCGGCGAAGGACTCCCTGTTCGGCAAGCGCGTGGCGCACGGCTACTTCGTGCTGTCCGCCGCGGCCGGGCTGTTCGTGCGCCCCGGGCCGGGCCCGGTGCTGGCCAACTACGGGCTGGAGGGCCTGCGCTTCACGAAGCCGGTGGCCCCCGGCGACACCATCCAGGCGCGGCTCACCTGCAAGGCGGTCCGCCCCAAGGAGCGCGAGGATCACGGGGTGGTGGAGTGGGACGTGGTGGTGCGCAACCAGGCCGACGAGGAGGTGGCCGTGTACACGCTTCTGACGCTGGTGCGCAAGCGGCCTGCCGCCGTGGTGCCGGAATGA
- the pcaF gene encoding 3-oxoadipyl-CoA thiolase has translation MRDAFLVAGVRTPIGKYGGALASVRADDLAALVLRAALAAVPSVPPAEIDDVVLGCANQAGEDNRNVARMALLLAGLPASVPGMTVNRLCASGMNAATHAAAMIQSGHGDLFLAGGVEHMTRAPYVMAKPTEAFDRRPEVADSTLGWRFVNPAMREAHGVDSMGETAENVAERWHIPRADQDHFAAWSQRKAAAAQASGRLRAEIVPVEVRGRGGARVADTDEFPRPDTTPEKLALLRPAFRANGTVTAGNSSGVNDGACALVVASGEAVKRHGLRPLARVVSFATAGVEPRYMGMGPVPATRSVLEAAGLKMGAMDVIEINEAFAAQSLACARELGLADDDPRVNPNGGAIALGHPLGMSGARLLLTAAIELQSRSLRHALCTLCVGVGQGMATVLERA, from the coding sequence GTGAGAGACGCCTTCCTGGTCGCAGGCGTGCGCACGCCGATCGGAAAGTACGGCGGCGCCCTGGCTTCCGTGCGCGCGGATGACCTGGCCGCGCTGGTGCTGCGCGCCGCGCTGGCCGCCGTGCCGTCCGTGCCCCCCGCCGAGATTGACGACGTGGTGCTGGGCTGCGCCAACCAGGCCGGCGAGGACAACCGCAACGTGGCGCGCATGGCGCTGCTGCTCGCGGGCCTCCCGGCCTCGGTGCCCGGCATGACCGTCAACCGGTTGTGCGCCTCCGGGATGAACGCGGCCACCCACGCCGCGGCCATGATCCAGTCCGGCCACGGGGACCTGTTTCTGGCCGGCGGGGTGGAGCACATGACCCGCGCGCCCTACGTGATGGCCAAGCCCACGGAGGCGTTCGACCGGCGGCCGGAAGTGGCGGACAGCACGCTGGGGTGGCGCTTCGTCAATCCCGCGATGCGCGAGGCGCACGGCGTGGATTCCATGGGGGAGACGGCCGAGAACGTGGCCGAACGCTGGCACATCCCGCGCGCGGACCAGGACCACTTCGCCGCGTGGTCCCAGCGAAAGGCGGCCGCGGCCCAGGCCTCCGGACGGCTGCGCGCGGAGATCGTCCCGGTGGAAGTCCGCGGGAGAGGCGGCGCGCGCGTGGCGGACACCGACGAGTTCCCGCGCCCCGACACCACCCCGGAGAAGCTGGCGCTGTTGCGCCCGGCGTTCCGCGCCAACGGCACGGTCACGGCCGGCAACTCCTCCGGCGTGAACGACGGTGCGTGCGCCCTGGTGGTGGCCTCGGGCGAGGCGGTGAAGCGCCACGGGCTGAGGCCCCTCGCGCGGGTGGTGAGCTTCGCCACGGCGGGCGTGGAGCCGCGGTACATGGGCATGGGGCCCGTCCCGGCCACCCGGAGCGTGCTCGAGGCCGCCGGGTTGAAGATGGGTGCCATGGACGTGATCGAGATCAACGAGGCATTCGCGGCGCAGTCGCTGGCCTGCGCCCGCGAGCTGGGGCTGGCCGACGACGACCCGCGGGTCAATCCCAACGGCGGCGCGATCGCGCTGGGACACCCCCTGGGGATGTCCGGGGCACGCCTGCTGCTGACCGCCGCGATCGAGCTGCAGTCGCGTTCCCTGCGCCACGCCCTGTGCACCCTGTGCGTGGGAGTGGGGCAGGGCATGGCCACCGTGCTGGAGCGCGCGTAG
- a CDS encoding 3-hydroxybutyryl-CoA dehydrogenase: MAGLEARDGLLGVVGAGTMGAGIAQVAAGARWHVVLVDARPGAAEAAVGRVAAALARLVEKGRLIPAQRDERLSRLRPARGLGELAPAALVIEAIHEDLSAKRAVVAELGALLSDPAVIATNTSSLSVTAIAAAARLPARALGIHFFNPAPLMEVVEVVPALQTEPGVVQECVELLRAWGKDPVVVRDTPGFLVNRVARPFYGEALRLVEEGLATPEEVDAAMKTEAGFRMGPFELMDLIGNDVNFAVTESIFRGTGFDRRYLPSALQQRHVEAGYLGRKCGRGFYTYPPGPVAPVRVDPERARWIARRVLALLINEAAEALRTRLALADDIERAMTGASHYPKGLLHWADELGASEVVVTLEELFGTYGDMRYRPSPLLSSMARKGTKFFPADVPGAREGARAARPAARTAKP; encoded by the coding sequence ATGGCCGGCCTGGAGGCGCGGGACGGGCTCCTGGGCGTGGTCGGAGCGGGAACCATGGGCGCGGGCATCGCGCAGGTGGCCGCCGGCGCGCGCTGGCACGTGGTGCTGGTGGATGCCCGCCCCGGCGCCGCGGAAGCGGCGGTGGGGCGCGTGGCCGCGGCGCTGGCCCGGCTGGTGGAGAAGGGCCGGCTGATTCCTGCCCAGCGCGACGAACGGCTCTCCCGGCTGCGCCCCGCCCGCGGGCTCGGGGAGCTGGCCCCGGCCGCGCTGGTGATCGAGGCCATCCACGAGGACCTGTCAGCGAAGCGGGCGGTGGTGGCCGAACTGGGCGCGCTGCTGTCCGACCCGGCGGTGATCGCCACCAACACCTCATCCCTCTCGGTCACCGCCATCGCCGCCGCAGCCCGGCTGCCTGCCCGCGCGCTCGGGATTCACTTCTTCAACCCGGCCCCGCTCATGGAAGTGGTGGAAGTGGTCCCGGCGCTGCAGACGGAGCCCGGCGTGGTCCAGGAATGCGTGGAACTGCTGCGCGCCTGGGGCAAGGACCCGGTGGTGGTGCGCGACACGCCGGGCTTCCTGGTGAACCGGGTCGCCCGGCCGTTCTACGGCGAGGCGCTGCGGCTGGTAGAGGAGGGCCTCGCCACCCCGGAGGAGGTGGACGCGGCCATGAAGACCGAGGCCGGCTTTCGCATGGGCCCGTTCGAATTGATGGACCTGATCGGCAACGACGTGAACTTCGCGGTGACCGAGTCCATCTTCCGCGGCACGGGCTTCGACCGGCGCTACCTGCCCTCGGCGCTGCAGCAGCGGCACGTGGAGGCCGGCTACCTGGGCCGCAAGTGCGGCCGGGGGTTCTACACGTACCCGCCGGGGCCGGTTGCCCCGGTCCGCGTGGACCCGGAGCGCGCGCGGTGGATCGCGCGGCGGGTCCTGGCCCTGCTCATCAACGAGGCGGCCGAGGCGCTGCGAACGCGCCTGGCGTTGGCGGACGACATCGAGAGGGCCATGACCGGGGCGTCCCACTACCCGAAGGGCCTGCTCCACTGGGCCGACGAGCTGGGTGCGTCGGAAGTCGTGGTCACGCTGGAGGAGCTGTTCGGCACATATGGCGACATGCGCTACCGGCCCTCCCCGTTGCTGAGCTCCATGGCCCGCAAGGGCACGAAGTTCTTCCCGGCGGATGTGCCGGGCGCCCGTGAAGGCGCACGCGCCGCGCGCCCCGCCGCGCGGACGGCGAAGCCGTGA
- a CDS encoding 2-(1,2-epoxy-1,2-dihydrophenyl)acetyl-CoA isomerase, which translates to MTEDFVLRADSGAVAVLTLNRPAVRNCFDRRMALRLQEHLAACAADTRVRAVVLTGAGPGFCAGQDLNEFMACPEPGRIRATVEACYNPTIRAIRDLERPVVCAMNGTAAGAGANLALACDFVIAAESACFIQSFTKIGLVPDSGGSFFLPRLVGMARATELILLGDKLPAAEAARWGLIHRAVPDPDLMEAAMALARRLAGMPTRALGMSKRLINAGVVNPLDAQLDLERDVQAEAGGTADFREGVAAFLEKRPPRFEGR; encoded by the coding sequence ATGACCGAAGACTTCGTGCTGCGCGCCGATTCCGGCGCAGTCGCCGTGCTGACCTTGAACCGGCCCGCCGTGCGCAACTGCTTCGACCGGCGCATGGCGCTGCGCCTGCAGGAGCATCTGGCCGCGTGCGCGGCCGACACGCGCGTGCGCGCCGTGGTGCTCACCGGGGCCGGTCCCGGCTTCTGCGCGGGCCAGGACCTCAACGAGTTCATGGCCTGCCCGGAACCAGGGCGGATCCGGGCCACCGTGGAAGCCTGCTACAACCCCACTATCCGCGCGATCCGGGACCTGGAACGGCCGGTGGTGTGCGCGATGAACGGCACCGCCGCGGGGGCCGGCGCCAACCTGGCCCTGGCGTGCGATTTCGTGATCGCCGCCGAGAGCGCGTGCTTCATCCAGTCGTTCACGAAGATCGGCCTGGTGCCCGACAGCGGCGGCTCCTTCTTCCTGCCCCGACTCGTGGGAATGGCCCGGGCCACCGAGCTGATCCTGCTCGGGGACAAGCTGCCCGCCGCGGAGGCGGCCCGCTGGGGGCTGATCCACCGCGCGGTGCCCGACCCCGACCTGATGGAGGCGGCCATGGCGCTCGCGCGGCGCCTGGCCGGCATGCCCACCCGCGCGCTGGGCATGTCCAAGCGGCTGATCAACGCGGGTGTCGTCAACCCGCTGGACGCGCAACTCGACCTGGAGCGCGACGTGCAGGCGGAAGCCGGCGGCACGGCAGACTTCCGCGAGGGCGTGGCGGCCTTCCTCGAGAAGCGCCCGCCGCGTTTCGAGGGGCGCTGA
- the paaJ gene encoding phenylacetate-CoA oxygenase subunit PaaJ — MVSPVDAPCDETRVREILGTVADPEIPALSVVELGLVRAVRWTGEFFEIDITPTYSGCPAVAMIEEEIAAAMSAAGVPAVVRRVLAPAWTTDWLSAEARRKLTGAGIAPPGRVIPGWERDPVACPHCGSSETELVSAFGSTACKALHRCRGCGSPFDHFKPL; from the coding sequence GTGGTGAGCCCCGTGGACGCGCCGTGCGACGAGACCCGGGTGCGCGAGATCCTGGGCACGGTAGCCGACCCGGAGATTCCCGCGCTCTCCGTCGTGGAACTTGGGCTGGTCCGCGCGGTCCGATGGACGGGGGAGTTCTTCGAGATCGACATCACCCCCACCTACTCGGGCTGCCCGGCCGTGGCCATGATCGAAGAGGAAATCGCCGCGGCCATGAGCGCGGCGGGGGTGCCCGCGGTGGTCCGGCGCGTGCTCGCGCCCGCCTGGACCACCGACTGGCTCTCGGCGGAGGCCCGCAGGAAGCTGACCGGGGCCGGCATCGCCCCTCCCGGGCGCGTCATCCCCGGGTGGGAGCGGGACCCGGTCGCGTGTCCCCATTGCGGTTCATCCGAAACCGAGTTGGTTTCCGCGTTCGGGTCCACCGCCTGCAAGGCGCTGCACCGGTGCCGGGGTTGCGGATCGCCGTTCGACCACTTCAAGCCGCTGTGA
- the paaC gene encoding phenylacetate-CoA oxygenase subunit PaaC — translation MSRELPAARATIVELLLRLADDRLVLGHRLSEWCGRAPLPEEDIAVANIALDCLGHASMLLEEAGRVEGQGRDADRLAFWREPYEFRNCLLVEQPNGDFAHTMVRQFLVDVHADLLYGGLEASSFPPLAAIAAKAHKEILYHGRHSGAWVLRLGDGTPESRARTQAAVDALWAYTDELFAVDEAAEAAAAAGVAPVPSRLRQEWRMRVEAHLREATLRVPEARPRVPFRGRAGRHTESLGHLLTVMQSVPRAHPGAAW, via the coding sequence ATGAGCCGCGAACTGCCCGCCGCCCGCGCGACGATCGTGGAGCTGCTGCTGCGCCTGGCGGACGACCGGCTGGTCCTGGGCCACCGGCTCTCGGAGTGGTGCGGGCGGGCCCCGCTGCCCGAGGAGGACATCGCGGTGGCCAACATCGCCCTGGACTGCCTCGGCCACGCCTCGATGCTGCTGGAGGAGGCCGGCCGGGTGGAGGGCCAGGGACGGGACGCGGACCGCCTCGCCTTCTGGAGGGAGCCGTACGAGTTCCGCAACTGCCTGTTGGTGGAGCAGCCCAACGGCGATTTCGCCCATACCATGGTCCGCCAGTTCCTGGTGGACGTGCACGCGGACCTGCTGTACGGCGGGCTCGAGGCCAGCTCGTTCCCCCCGCTCGCCGCGATCGCGGCCAAGGCGCACAAGGAGATCCTTTACCACGGGCGGCACAGCGGCGCATGGGTGCTGCGCCTGGGCGACGGCACGCCCGAGAGCCGTGCGCGCACCCAGGCCGCGGTGGACGCCCTGTGGGCGTACACCGACGAGCTGTTCGCGGTGGACGAGGCGGCGGAAGCCGCGGCCGCGGCCGGAGTGGCCCCGGTTCCTTCGCGCTTGCGGCAGGAGTGGCGCATGCGGGTGGAGGCGCACCTCCGGGAGGCCACCCTGCGCGTCCCGGAGGCGCGGCCGCGCGTGCCGTTCCGCGGCCGCGCCGGGCGGCACACCGAGTCCCTGGGTCACCTGCTGACCGTGATGCAGTCCGTGCCCCGCGCACACCCCGGCGCGGCGTGGTGA
- the paaB gene encoding 1,2-phenylacetyl-CoA epoxidase subunit B, whose amino-acid sequence MSIEEAKPTHDQGDLWEVFLQEDGQPHVHAGSLRAPDAEMALQNARDVYARRGAVTGLWVVRTADIAATEPADRAALFDGPRTKAYRHAHFYPLPGGMKEP is encoded by the coding sequence ATGAGCATCGAGGAAGCGAAGCCCACGCACGACCAGGGGGACCTGTGGGAGGTGTTCCTGCAGGAGGACGGCCAGCCGCACGTCCACGCCGGCAGCCTGCGCGCCCCGGACGCCGAGATGGCGCTGCAGAACGCGCGTGACGTTTACGCGCGGCGCGGCGCCGTGACCGGCCTGTGGGTGGTCCGCACGGCCGACATCGCCGCCACGGAGCCCGCGGACCGCGCGGCCCTCTTCGACGGGCCGCGCACGAAGGCATACCGCCACGCGCATTTCTATCCTCTGCCCGGCGGGATGAAGGAACCATGA